One genomic region from Thunnus maccoyii chromosome 16, fThuMac1.1, whole genome shotgun sequence encodes:
- the clic4 gene encoding chloride intracellular channel protein 4 codes for MSLSVPQNGVKADNEPVIELFVKAGSDGESIGNCPFSQRLFMILWLKGVVFNVTTVDLKRKPADLQNLAPGTHPPFITFNGEVKTDVNKIEEFLEDVLCPPKFIKLGARHPESNTAGMDIFAKFSAYIKNSKPDANEALERGLLKTLQKLDEYLSSPLPDEIDHNSIEDIKVSTRKFLDGEEMTLADCNLLPKLHIVKVVAKKYRGFDIPKEMTAIWKYLNNAYTREEFTNTCPSDKEIEIAYADVAKRLVK; via the exons GCGGGAAGCGATGGAGAGAGCATCGGGAACTGCCCCTTCTCCCAGAGGCTGTTCATGATCCTTTGGCTCAAAGGAGTCGTCTTCAACGTCACCACAGTGGATCTCAAGAG gaagCCTGCAGATCTTCAGAACCTGGCCCCGGGCACGCACCCGCCCTTCATCACCTTCAACGGCGAGGTCAAAACTGATGTCAACAAGATCGAGGAGTTCCTTGAGGATGTCCTCTGCCCACCCAA GTTCATCAAACTTGGTGCAAGACACCCTGAGTCCAACACAGCCGGTATGGACATCTTTGCCAAGTTTTCAGCCTATATCAAGAACTCAAAACCAGATGCAAATGAAG CTCTGGAGCGCGGGCTGCTGAAGACACTGCAGAAGTTGGATGAGTATCTTAGCTCACCACTGCCCGACGAGATCGACCACAACAGCATCGAGGACATCAAGGTTTCCACCCGCAAGTTCTTGGATGGAGAGGAAATGACTCTGGCCGACTGCAACCTGCTGCCCAAGCTGCACATAGTCAAG GTGGTGGCCAAGAAGTACCGAGGCTTTGACATCCCCAAAGAGATGACGGCCATCTGGAAGTACCTGAACAACGCCTACACACGCGAAGAGTTCACCAACACCTGCCCCAGTGACAAAGAGATCGAGATCGCCTACGCAGACGTAGCCAAGAGGCTGGTCAAATAA